Genomic DNA from Gloeocapsa sp. DLM2.Bin57:
AAGATATCCACCAACTCAAAGTAGTTTTTGACCGTTGTTTTGAAGCGGGAGTAGATATCGTTATTTGTACCGATAACGCTGGTTTACATAACGTCCGTTTACCCTTTGAATACGAAAATCTGTTAACTTGTGATGTAATTGATTTTCGACAGTTACAAGCTTGTCAAGATGCAGCTTTTCGTCATGCTTTTGCTTGGCCCTATGGTCAACCACCTGCTTCTCTCTTAACTAATGTACTGCAAAATCGTCAAGAATCTTATTCTGATTTAACTTTTAGCTAAGCTGCAAGAAGCCTCACACTTTGTGAAGTAGCCTTTTTCCTGATTCTAAGCTAAACTAGATATGAGTTTGGTTAATTGGCACTAGCACTAGATGAACGATAAACCCATATATTCTTTAGAAGATGCAGTAAACCGTTGTCAAGACTTAGGTATGCGCCTGAGTCGGCAACGGCGTTATATACTAGAGTTACTCTGGCAAGGATCAGAACATCTCTCAGCTAAAGAAATTTACGATCGTCTGAATCAACAGGGTAAAAATATCGGCTATACTTCTGTTTATCAAAACCTAGAAGCCCTTTCTAATCAGGGTATCATTGAATGTATCGATCGCGCTGACGGAAGACTTTATGGTCATACTAACTCCCCCCACAGTCAT
This window encodes:
- a CDS encoding transcriptional repressor; protein product: MNDKPIYSLEDAVNRCQDLGMRLSRQRRYILELLWQGSEHLSAKEIYDRLNQQGKNIGYTSVYQNLEALSNQGIIECIDRADGRLYGHTNSPHSHVNCLDTKQIIDIQVDLPPELIQQIEQQTGITITEYRIDFYGYSQATQIQS